The DNA segment ACGCCGACCGAGGCGCAGGACGTCGAGAGTGTCACGACGCGCTGGACCGCGCGCTGCGACGAGGGTGGGCTCGTCGGGCGCACGATCGGGGTCGACGGGCTCGTGGCCGGCAAGAACGACGCCCTCCTCCGCGTGACGCTCGCGGACGGGCGGGTCGTGAAATCGGTGCTGCGCGCGGCGGCGCCACGGGTCACCATCCCGGAGCGCGACCGTCCGCTCGACGTCCTGCGCGCCTACGCCGCGCTCGGCTTCGAGCACATCATGACGGGGCCGGATCACCTGCTCTTCGTCTTCGGGCTGCTCCTGCTGGTGGGCGGCGGCGGGCTGCTCGTCCGCACCATCACGGCCTTCACCGCCGGCCACAGCATCACGCTCTCGCTCGCTGCACTCGGACTCGCCCGGGTTCCGCCGCGGCCGATCGAGGTCGGGATCGCGCTGAGCGTCTTCGTCCTCGCGGTCGAGCTGGCGCGCGAGGCGCGGACCACGCCCACCCTGATGCAGCGCGCGCCGTGGGTGATGGCGGGCGTCTTCGGGCTCCTCCACGGCCTCGGCTTCGCCGGAGCGCTCGCGGAGGTGGGCCTTCCCGCCGGCGAGATCCCGGCCGCGCTCTTCGCCTTCAACGTTGGCATCGAGCTGGGGCAGC comes from the Deltaproteobacteria bacterium genome and includes:
- a CDS encoding HupE/UreJ family protein, with amino-acid sequence MRPPRVWLVPMLIALGAARVAAHPLAPALLDVTELGDGALAVVWKVSVFAVPGAVLRPALPPDCRVTGTPTEAQDVESVTTRWTARCDEGGLVGRTIGVDGLVAGKNDALLRVTLADGRVVKSVLRAAAPRVTIPERDRPLDVLRAYAALGFEHIMTGPDHLLFVFGLLLLVGGGGLLVRTITAFTAGHSITLSLAALGLARVPPRPIEVGIALSVFVLAVELAREARTTPTLMQRAPWVMAGVFGLLHGLGFAGALAEVGLPAGEIPAALFAFNVGIELGQLCFVGLVLVAARGVVRLATPRLVAARWIPVYAMGSMSALWCIERTLALVAPAW